Proteins from one Ficedula albicollis isolate OC2 chromosome 3, FicAlb1.5, whole genome shotgun sequence genomic window:
- the KIAA1841 gene encoding uncharacterized protein KIAA1841 homolog encodes MSRGLSENNNFPYDNNQMVLDMILCSLIGVPQPINWDSVARLVPGYTSKECAKRFDELKSSGSSPVDNQYNPLMAAGGSPVETLATYIKSSLLDTQTELEEPAIGQDSITITGRPSAASTRSCSSESEKGPVHNSGESTDETQGPNMVIHVCDEAKNLKEDFVCPRDLLVSEMKYFAEYLSVDAQRWEEVDISVHCDVHIFDWLIRYVKRNSKESEANEMPTLEPSNVISILISSEFLKMDSLVEKCIHYCHKNMNAIVATPCNMNCINANLVTHIADLFRHNELEELKDKRDKFKSKLFCKKIERLFDPDYENPDSRGNAATLYRCCLCKKLLTKETERRIPCVPGKINIDQHGNIVYVHIRDKTWEVHEYLIGLHEELKSWRDVYWRLWGTVNWLTCSRCNQPFLCTEFSHCQYHSQPVLYPGVASALGSTGTGVYPCCNQKVLRFDPTTLPKGCKVRDHVVEFPPKSEDGDALPSQSEEEDTLQSQTAQILNDLLCHRDVVVVPFTKDENSDSGIGLGDDKGLECDVLVEPNTPWGPKTGEINAFLSLKNWTLQLKQQSLLSEEEEYTTGSEVTEDEVGDEEEVCKKPAGRKEKLKKSYRHPKKVVSSPGVQKKEKPSDKSTSRDASPFIVSMQQNKWDASRSLRFNQDAQREDDQRRMSEITGHLIKMRLGDLDRVKSKDSKEYAGGIYSRLEAQIKASAQVSARQSNAEKNPRSKARFGQSRPT; translated from the exons ATGAGTCGTGGATTGTCAGAAAATAATAACTTCCCCTATGACAACAACCAAATGGTTTTGGACATGATCCTGTGTTCCCTAATCGGCGTTCCTCAGCCCATCAACTGGGACAGTGTGGCAAGGCTGGTTCCAGGATACACATCCAAAGAA TGTGCAAAAAGGTTTGATGAACTAAAAAGCAGTGGAAGTTCACCTGTTGACAACCAATATAATCCCCTGATGGCTGCTGGTGGGAGTCCTGTGGAAACTTTAGCTACGTACATCAAATCCTCCTTGCTCGATACACAGACAGAGTTGGAGGAGCCTGCTATTGGGCAGGATTCCATTACTATAACTG GAAGGCCCAGTGCAGCCTCCACAAGGAGTTGTTCTTCAGAATCTGAGAAAGGTCCTGTACATAACAGTGGAGAGAGCACTGATGAAACCCAGGG gCCAAATATGGTGATCCATGTGTGTGATGAAGCCAAAAACCTCAAAGAAGATTTTGTGTGTCCCAGAGACCTTTTGGTTTCAGAGATGAAATACTTTGCTGAGTACCTGTCAGTGGATGCCCAGCGCTGGGAGGAGGTGGACATCTCTGTGCACTGTGATGTTCACATCTTTGACTGGCTGATAAGATATGTCAAAAGGAACTCCAAAGAGTCTGAGGCTAATGAAATGCCCACTTTAG AACCATCAAATGTCATCTCAATCCTTATTTCTTCTGAGTTTTTGAAGATGGATTCATTA GTAGAGAAATGTATTCATTATTGTCACAAAAATATGAATGCTATTGTAGCCACACCGTGTAACATGAACTGTATCAATGCTAATCTTGTTACACACATTGCTGATCTCTTCAGGCACAATGAGTTGGAAGAGCTGAAGGACAAAAGAGACAAATTTAAGAG TAAACTTTTCTGCAAGAAGATTGAGAGACTGTTTGATCCAGATTATGAAAATCCAGATTCTAGAGGAAATGCAGCAACTTTATACAG gtGTTGTTTATGTAAAAAGCTGCTAACCAAAGAAACTGAAAGGAGAATTCCTTGTGTACCAGGAAAAATCAACATAGACCAACACGGGAATATTGTCTATGTTCATATAAG agaCAAAACGTGGGAAGTGCATGAGTATTTAATTGGCCTTCACGAGGAGCTGAAATCCTGGCGGGATGTTTATTGGCGTCTTTGGGGGACTGTCAACTGGCTGACCTGCTCAAGATGTAACCAG CCTTTCCTGTGCACTGAGTTCTCCCACTGCCAGTACCACTCGCAGCCAGTTCTTTATCCAGGTGTAGCAAGTGCTCTGGGCTCCACTGGCACAGGAGTGTATCCCTGCTGTAACCAAAAAGTTCTTCGCTTTGACCCTACAACCCTCCCAAAG GGCTGCAAAGTGAGGGATCATGTGGTGGAGTTTCCTCCAAAAAGTGAAGATGGGGATGCTTTGCCATCTCAAAGTGAAGAGGAGGATACTTTGCAATCTCAAACTGCTCAGATCTTGAATGATCTGCTGTGTCATAGAGATGTTGTAGTTGTTCCTTTCACCAAGGATGAGAATAG TGATTCTGGTATTGGGCTCGGTGATGACAAAGGCCTTGAATGTGATGTGCTTGTAGAACCAAACACACCATGGGGCCCCAAAACTGGAGAAATCAATGCT TTTTTGTCTCTGAAGAACTGGACTTTGCAGCTG AAACAGCAATCCCTGTTGTCTGAAGAGGAGGAGTACACCACGGGCTCAGAGGTCACTGAGGATGAAGTGGGGGATGAAGAAGAAGTGTGCAAGAAACCAG cagggagaaaggagaaattaaagaaatccTACAGGCACCCAAAGAAAGTGGTTTCTTCACCTGGTGTTCAGAAAAAGGAGAAGCCATCTGATAAG tCAACTTCCCGAGATGCTTCTCCGTTCAT AGTGAGCATGCAGCAGAACAAATGGGATGCCTCCAGGTCCCTGAGATTCAACCAAGATGCTCAAAGAGAAGATG